A window from Drosophila nasuta strain 15112-1781.00 chromosome 3, ASM2355853v1, whole genome shotgun sequence encodes these proteins:
- the LOC132791369 gene encoding uncharacterized protein LOC132791369, with amino-acid sequence MFQNISFPFLSALAFISWTIMCYLHIIEEQVKSDDYNVEIYTERSRFADRPQYCPINSKPSIISRACDLVVSYGLILAATVAFSKLLKYLEMDSTNFLEKESANLSVEESFPNIAKQIKTEAEKNEKLSSEYMQHNLELREQLDDLQARCQELLQELRIGKSNGHNNDDALDDSNPSTTSLKDSDESFMSTDSSIHNCDDNSGVIMWKQPAEFKSSRISVLHSDSDVSAPMSQNVYVTHSHIHINFNGPVRLSQQNLNINRFRLKELPRNSEFRQVWGNYLKGPNEIPMLTSVHNIIM; translated from the exons ATGTTTCAAAACATAAGTTTTCCGTTTTTAAGCGCCTTAGCATTTATATCCTGGACGATTATGTGCTATTTGCACATCATTGAAGAACAGGTGAAATCTGATGATTATAATGTCGAAATCTATACAG AGCGTTCACGTTTTGCCGATAGACCGCAATATTGtccaataaattcaaaaccGAGTATCATATCGCGAGCATGTGACTTGGTGGTGAGCTATGGATTAATCCTGGCAGCCACGGTTGCCTTCTCCAAGCTATTAAAGTATCTTGAGATGGACAGTACAAACTTCCTGGAGAAGGAGTCTGCAAATCTTTCAGTTGAGGAATCGTTTCCAAACATCGCAAAACAGATTAAGACAGAGGCTGAGAAGAATGAGAAGTTGTCCTCTGAATATATGCAGCATAATTTGGAGTTAAGAGAACAATTGGATGATTTGCAGGCGCGATGTCAGGAGCTGCTTCAGGAACTTCGTATTGGCAAAAGTAACGGTCATAACAATGACGACGCTCTAGATGATTCCAATCCTTCCACCACCAGTTTGAAGGATTCCGATGAGTCTTTCATGTCCACCGATAGTAGTATCCACAATTGTGATGATAATTCCGGTGTGATAATGTGGAAACAACCTGCCGAATTCAAATCTAGTCGAATTTCTGTGTTGCATTCTGACTCTGATGTCTCCGCGCCAATGTCGCAAAATGTCTATGTTACGCACAGTCATATTCACATTAACTTTAATGGACCGGTGCGCTTATCACAGCAGAATCTGAATATTAATAGATTCCGCCTCAAGGAACTGCCCAGAAATAGCGAGTTTCGGCAAGTGTGGGGTAACTACTTAAAAGGACCTAATGAGATACCTATGCTAACAAGCgttcataatattataatgtaa